In Mesorhizobium sp. 113-3-3, a genomic segment contains:
- a CDS encoding c-type cytochrome — protein MLRAISSASLLLLATSIAAHAGGDPALGKKVFNRCIACHEAASDRDKVGPHLMGVVGRTAGTAKSFLGHYSEAMKGAGAGGLVWDEANLAEYLRAPKLKVPGNKMAFGGLTNDDDIANVIAYLKADPKP, from the coding sequence ATGCTTCGCGCCATTTCCTCAGCCAGTCTTCTTCTCTTGGCCACCTCGATCGCCGCCCATGCCGGCGGCGATCCGGCGCTGGGAAAGAAAGTCTTCAACCGCTGCATCGCCTGCCATGAGGCGGCCAGCGACCGCGACAAGGTCGGCCCGCATCTCATGGGTGTGGTCGGCCGCACCGCGGGCACCGCAAAAAGCTTCCTTGGCCATTATTCGGAGGCAATGAAGGGCGCTGGCGCTGGCGGTCTTGTCTGGGACGAGGCAAATCTTGCCGAATATCTCAGGGCCCCCAAGCTCAAGGTTCCTGGCAACAAAATGGCTTTTGGCGGCCTGACCAATGATGACGACATCGCCAATGTCATTGCCTATCTGAAGGCCGATCCGAAGCCTTGA
- a CDS encoding LysR substrate-binding domain-containing protein produces the protein MAAPLDLNLLKTFVAVVESGSLSNAAPRVGRSQSAVSMQMQRLEEMVGNQLLVRGPRTVTPNAIGEDFLVYARRLLKLSDEAWASVTRPKETGSVRLGVPDDYAAFLLPPVLSRFAEDHPLVTVELICEQSTALVKTLAEGRLDLAIVTRLPDQPLDVIRLERFVWVASSNHVAWQADPLPVALFEPGCAARMNVLQALGDADRSYRCTYSSASLLGLIAVVQAGLAVAGLAQRSVPQSLRIIGANEGLPALPDLEVGILRNPMSTTPAVDRLHDFLRRDLAQQA, from the coding sequence ATGGCTGCTCCGCTTGACCTCAACCTCCTGAAAACCTTCGTCGCCGTCGTCGAAAGCGGCAGCCTGTCCAATGCCGCGCCCCGGGTCGGCCGCAGCCAGTCGGCGGTCAGCATGCAGATGCAGCGGCTGGAGGAGATGGTGGGCAACCAGCTTCTTGTGCGCGGACCAAGAACGGTCACCCCCAACGCCATCGGCGAGGACTTTCTCGTCTACGCGCGCCGGCTGCTGAAGCTGTCGGATGAGGCCTGGGCGAGCGTCACGCGGCCGAAGGAGACGGGCAGTGTGCGCCTTGGCGTGCCGGACGACTATGCCGCCTTCCTGCTGCCTCCGGTTCTGTCGCGCTTTGCCGAGGACCACCCGCTGGTGACGGTGGAATTGATTTGCGAACAGTCGACCGCGCTGGTGAAAACCCTGGCGGAAGGGCGGCTCGACCTGGCGATCGTTACCCGCCTGCCGGACCAGCCGCTCGACGTGATCAGGCTGGAGCGTTTCGTCTGGGTCGCTTCATCAAACCATGTCGCCTGGCAGGCCGATCCCTTGCCAGTAGCCCTGTTCGAGCCCGGCTGCGCCGCCAGGATGAATGTCCTGCAAGCGCTTGGCGATGCCGACCGCTCCTACCGCTGCACTTATTCCAGCGCCTCCCTGCTTGGCCTGATCGCGGTCGTGCAGGCCGGGCTTGCCGTCGCCGGTCTCGCCCAGCGCAGCGTGCCTCAGTCGCTGCGCATCATTGGCGCCAATGAAGGGCTTCCCGCGCTGCCGGATCTCGAAGTCGGCATCCTGCGCAACCCGATGTCGACGACACCGGCGGTCGATCGGCTGCATGATTTCCTGCGCCGCGACCTCGCGCAGCAGGCCTGA
- a CDS encoding DMT family transporter — MKELPTSRFPAASLAFAMTIAGTVGAFVTEAGLHPVTIVFWRCVFGAMFLGAWCLLRGYPPDRTLSPSRLALAALAGACMVLSWTAFFAGFAMTSIATTTIVYHVQPFFVVIIGVVFLKERISLDQILWMLGAFLGVVLASGLVVSHAQASAAWALGIALTLVAALLYAVATILAKGLGQQRAEVTVLCQTIVGIVMLAPFAGIGQPIPAHSWGWLVSIGVLHTGIAYVLMNSAFPRLTTPVIGIITFIYPVVAIVIDWALYGHPLGPAQAAGMALIAMATLGVRLGWRFPLRRVLAA; from the coding sequence ATGAAGGAGCTGCCAACCTCCCGTTTTCCGGCCGCGAGCCTGGCCTTTGCGATGACGATTGCCGGCACGGTTGGCGCCTTCGTGACGGAAGCGGGGCTCCATCCCGTGACGATCGTGTTCTGGCGCTGCGTCTTCGGCGCCATGTTCCTCGGCGCATGGTGCCTGCTGCGCGGCTATCCGCCGGACAGGACGCTGTCGCCGTCCCGCCTCGCGCTGGCAGCACTTGCCGGCGCCTGCATGGTGCTGAGCTGGACCGCCTTCTTCGCCGGCTTCGCCATGACGTCGATCGCCACGACAACGATCGTCTATCACGTGCAACCCTTCTTCGTGGTCATCATCGGCGTGGTCTTCCTCAAGGAGCGTATCTCGCTCGACCAGATCCTGTGGATGCTTGGCGCGTTCCTCGGCGTCGTGCTGGCCAGCGGGCTGGTGGTTTCACATGCGCAAGCCAGCGCGGCATGGGCGCTGGGCATCGCGCTGACGCTGGTCGCCGCGCTGCTCTATGCGGTGGCGACGATCCTGGCCAAGGGGCTCGGTCAGCAGCGCGCGGAGGTCACCGTGCTTTGCCAGACGATCGTCGGCATCGTCATGCTCGCGCCTTTCGCCGGCATCGGCCAGCCTATTCCCGCGCATTCATGGGGTTGGCTGGTCAGCATCGGCGTGCTGCACACCGGCATTGCCTATGTGCTGATGAACTCGGCCTTTCCGCGCCTGACGACGCCGGTGATCGGCATCATCACCTTCATCTATCCGGTCGTCGCCATCGTCATCGACTGGGCTCTCTACGGGCATCCGCTCGGGCCGGCGCAGGCCGCCGGCATGGCGCTGATCGCCATGGCGACGCTCGGTGTCCGGCTGGGCTGGCGGTTTCCGCTGAGGCGTGTCTTAGCGGCCTGA
- a CDS encoding thymidine kinase: protein MAKLYFHYATMNAGKTTMLLQASYNYRERGMTTMLFVAGHYRKGDSGLISSRIGLETEAEMFRDGDDLYARVAEHHDHTTVHCVFVDEAQFLEEEQVWQLARIADRLNIPVMCYGLRTDFQGKLFSGSRALLAIADDLREVRTICRCGRKATMVVRLGPDGKVARQGEQVAIGKDVYVSLCRRHWEEEMGRAAPDDFIGFMKS from the coding sequence ATGGCCAAACTCTACTTCCACTATGCGACGATGAATGCCGGCAAGACGACGATGCTCTTGCAGGCCTCTTACAATTACCGCGAGCGCGGCATGACGACGATGCTGTTCGTCGCCGGCCATTACCGCAAGGGCGACAGCGGCCTGATCTCGTCGCGCATCGGACTGGAGACCGAGGCCGAGATGTTCCGCGACGGCGACGACCTTTACGCCCGCGTCGCCGAGCACCACGACCACACGACGGTGCATTGCGTCTTCGTCGACGAGGCGCAGTTCCTCGAGGAGGAGCAGGTCTGGCAATTGGCCCGCATCGCCGACCGGCTGAACATACCGGTCATGTGCTACGGCCTGCGCACCGATTTCCAGGGCAAGCTGTTTTCCGGCTCGCGCGCTCTGTTGGCGATCGCCGACGATTTGCGCGAAGTGCGCACCATCTGCCGCTGCGGCCGGAAGGCCACGATGGTCGTGCGCCTCGGCCCGGACGGCAAGGTGGCCCGCCAGGGCGAGCAGGTGGCGATCGGCAAGGATGTCTATGTCTCGCTCTGCCGCCGTCACTGGGAAGAGGAAATGGGCCGCGCCGCGCCCGACGATTTCATCGGCTTCATGAAATCCTGA
- a CDS encoding choline ABC transporter substrate-binding protein has protein sequence MSRMKSIVVGLGLAALLSTTAAYAGDPASCKAVRLSDVGWTDIQATTGVASVLLTALGYEPQTIQLSVPVTMASLKNKDLDVFLGNWMPSMTNDIKDYTADGSVETISTNLTGAGYGIVVPTYVADAGVKSLTDIGKFKDKFGGKIYGIEAGNDGNRIILDMIKNPKDNLEGFELVESSEAGMLTQAEQSMKNNEWIAFLGWTPHPVMGAMKITYLDGMGDSGFGAATVFTNVRKGYTTECPNAGKFIANLKFNLDMEGQMMDAILKGGDANTVAKDWLKKNPDAVKPWIAGVTTFDGGDAAAAIKTALGS, from the coding sequence ATGTCGCGTATGAAATCTATCGTCGTCGGCCTCGGCCTGGCGGCCCTGCTGTCCACGACCGCCGCTTACGCCGGCGATCCGGCAAGCTGCAAGGCGGTGCGTCTCTCCGATGTCGGCTGGACCGATATTCAGGCTACGACCGGCGTCGCCTCCGTTCTGCTCACCGCGCTCGGCTATGAGCCGCAGACGATCCAGCTGTCGGTGCCGGTCACCATGGCTTCGCTCAAGAACAAGGACCTTGATGTCTTCCTCGGCAACTGGATGCCGTCGATGACCAACGACATCAAGGACTACACCGCCGACGGTTCGGTCGAGACGATCAGCACCAACCTGACCGGCGCGGGCTATGGCATCGTCGTGCCGACCTATGTCGCGGACGCCGGCGTCAAGTCGCTGACCGACATCGGCAAGTTCAAGGACAAGTTCGGCGGCAAGATTTACGGCATCGAAGCCGGCAATGACGGCAACCGCATCATCCTCGACATGATCAAGAACCCGAAGGACAATCTCGAGGGCTTCGAGCTGGTCGAATCCTCGGAGGCCGGCATGCTGACGCAGGCCGAGCAGTCGATGAAGAACAATGAGTGGATCGCCTTCCTTGGCTGGACGCCGCATCCGGTGATGGGCGCCATGAAGATCACCTATCTCGACGGCATGGGCGACAGCGGCTTCGGGGCCGCCACCGTGTTCACCAACGTGCGCAAGGGCTACACCACCGAATGCCCGAACGCCGGCAAGTTCATCGCCAATTTGAAGTTCAATCTGGACATGGAAGGCCAGATGATGGACGCGATCCTGAAGGGCGGCGACGCCAACACGGTGGCGAAAGATTGGCTGAAGAAGAACCCCGACGCGGTCAAGCCATGGATCGCCGGCGTGACCACCTTCGACGGCGGCGATGCCGCAGCGGCGATCAAGACCGCGCTCGGAAGCTGA
- the choW gene encoding choline ABC transporter permease subunit, translating to MDPISQFMVDHKIPIGAWGKAFFGFLTDNFDTIFRAFSNGLNFILNGLVDLLLMVPPVLLALVIAIIAWLLQRSRPLAIGVFLGLIFIINQNLWKQTVQTLVLVVAAAAMAMAIGVPLGIWAAHKPKVYRIMLPVLDLMQTLPTFVYLIPVLTLFGLGNAPGLIVTIIFVIPTAVRLTHLGVVSVPKSIIEAGEAFGATKSQLLWKVELPSALPTIMAGLTQSIMLSLSMVVFAALIGAGGLGTEINRALGSRRIDLGLEAGLAIVVLAIVLDRMTRIGVGGKK from the coding sequence ATGGATCCGATTTCGCAATTCATGGTCGATCACAAGATCCCGATAGGGGCCTGGGGAAAGGCGTTTTTCGGCTTTCTTACCGATAATTTCGACACCATCTTCAGGGCCTTCTCCAATGGCCTCAATTTCATCCTCAACGGGCTGGTCGACCTGCTGCTGATGGTGCCGCCGGTGCTGCTGGCGCTGGTCATCGCGATAATCGCCTGGCTGTTGCAGCGCTCGCGGCCGCTCGCCATCGGCGTCTTCCTCGGCCTGATCTTCATCATCAACCAGAACCTGTGGAAGCAGACCGTACAGACGCTGGTTCTGGTCGTCGCCGCTGCCGCCATGGCCATGGCCATCGGCGTGCCGCTCGGCATCTGGGCGGCGCACAAGCCGAAGGTCTACCGCATCATGTTGCCGGTGCTCGACCTGATGCAGACGCTGCCGACCTTCGTCTACCTGATCCCGGTGCTGACACTGTTCGGCCTCGGCAACGCGCCCGGCCTCATCGTCACCATCATCTTCGTCATCCCGACGGCCGTGCGGCTCACCCATCTTGGCGTCGTCTCGGTACCGAAGTCGATCATCGAGGCCGGCGAGGCGTTCGGCGCCACCAAGAGCCAGCTTCTGTGGAAGGTGGAACTGCCTTCGGCGCTGCCCACCATCATGGCCGGCCTGACGCAATCGATCATGCTGTCGCTGTCGATGGTGGTGTTCGCCGCTCTCATCGGCGCCGGCGGGTTGGGTACCGAGATCAACCGCGCGCTTGGCTCGCGCCGCATCGATCTCGGGCTTGAGGCGGGCCTTGCCATCGTCGTGCTGGCCATTGTGCTCGACCGAATGACCCGCATTGGCGTTGGAGGCAAGAAATGA
- the choV gene encoding choline ABC transporter ATP-binding protein produces the protein MTVAVDFKNVDIVFGADQAGSLAMIDKGATRAEILEKTGNVLGCAGASLTVHEGEISVLMGLSGSGKSTLLRAVNRLNVVSRGQVLVKDGDRTVDVVTCDEPTLRRLRQKQVAMVFQQFGLLPWRTVEENVGLGLELAGVPDAERKERVHRQLKLVNLDQWSKKYAHELSGGMQQRVGLARAFATEAPILLMDEPFSALDPLIRTKLQDELLQLQAELKKTIIFVSHDLEEALKIGSHITIMEGGRIVQTGAPEDIVLRPANDYVRDFIANVNPLSVLTAWNVMRDRRDLEEGKDGWVWLDRRKTTRFKIDEHGLVAAAERDGKPAVWVSCADVEAQSEEAAQVFWANPGTSLKTVMLAMHRSQTAPVALFDDQSRFVGAIGIRDVLSAVLRR, from the coding sequence ATGACCGTCGCCGTCGATTTCAAGAACGTCGATATCGTCTTCGGCGCCGACCAGGCCGGCTCGCTGGCCATGATCGATAAGGGCGCGACGCGCGCCGAAATCCTGGAGAAGACCGGCAATGTGCTGGGCTGCGCCGGCGCCAGCCTCACCGTGCATGAGGGCGAGATCTCGGTGCTGATGGGTCTGTCGGGCTCCGGCAAGTCGACGCTGCTTCGAGCCGTCAACCGGCTCAACGTGGTGTCGCGCGGCCAGGTGCTGGTCAAGGACGGCGACAGAACCGTCGACGTCGTCACCTGCGACGAGCCGACCTTGCGGCGGCTGCGCCAGAAGCAGGTGGCGATGGTGTTCCAGCAGTTCGGCCTGCTGCCGTGGCGCACGGTGGAGGAAAATGTCGGGCTTGGCCTCGAACTCGCCGGCGTGCCGGACGCCGAGCGCAAGGAGCGCGTGCACAGGCAGCTCAAGCTGGTCAATCTCGACCAGTGGTCGAAAAAATACGCGCATGAGCTGTCGGGCGGCATGCAGCAGCGCGTCGGCCTGGCGCGGGCCTTCGCCACCGAGGCGCCGATCCTGTTGATGGACGAGCCGTTCTCGGCGCTTGACCCGCTGATCCGCACCAAGCTGCAGGACGAATTACTGCAGCTGCAGGCCGAGCTGAAGAAGACCATCATCTTCGTCAGCCACGATCTGGAAGAGGCGCTGAAGATCGGCAGCCACATCACCATCATGGAGGGCGGACGCATCGTGCAGACCGGCGCGCCGGAAGACATCGTGCTGCGCCCCGCCAACGATTATGTCCGCGACTTCATCGCCAATGTGAACCCGCTCTCGGTGCTCACCGCCTGGAACGTGATGCGCGACCGCCGCGACCTCGAAGAGGGCAAGGACGGCTGGGTGTGGCTCGACCGCCGCAAGACGACGCGCTTCAAGATCGACGAGCACGGCCTGGTGGCGGCGGCCGAACGCGACGGCAAGCCGGCGGTGTGGGTGTCCTGCGCCGATGTCGAGGCCCAGTCGGAGGAGGCAGCGCAAGTGTTCTGGGCCAATCCCGGCACGTCGCTGAAAACGGTGATGCTGGCCATGCACCGTTCGCAGACCGCACCCGTGGCGCTGTTCGATGACCAGTCCCGCTTTGTCGGCGCCATCGGCATCCGCGATGTGCTGAGCGCGGTGTTGCGAAGGTAG
- a CDS encoding ATP-binding protein, whose translation MKRLLPQTLPAWVLLIVIAGLLISQVATLYIVSRDRAAANDVVDLYRLNDRAFSLVQLMSGATPEERKATAAGLFNSTYALTVSDTPAVTSSIAGDDELAELEDILVGRLTKFGVTDARVRRDPATREADDASTVSGPDIGQVERDLLVLAADFAQSDKLTASLRFADGQWLNFTEPITPVGPILSFDSLPLYSLIAGLVVIMSIWSLRRLTAPYRMMETAVNRIGKDLKSPPIAESGSREVRAAARAINAMQTRLREYVEDREHLAAALAHDLRTPMTRMRLRLELLRKSAVREALAHDLADVESIASSVIDFATFEVNEEKTERIDFWSLVESIADPYPEVSFDNDDTRSRGLICMARPVALKRCVTNLVQNAVTYGKKAHLSLYRSDGTITLAIRDEGPGIPQAQIDAVFGSFVRLEQSRNRQTGGLGLGLTIARNIARAAGGEIHLSNHPDGGLLTELRLPLAA comes from the coding sequence ATGAAACGTCTCCTGCCGCAGACCTTGCCTGCCTGGGTGCTGCTGATCGTCATTGCCGGCCTTTTGATCAGCCAGGTCGCGACCCTCTACATCGTCTCGCGCGACCGCGCCGCGGCCAACGACGTGGTCGACCTCTACCGTCTCAACGACCGCGCCTTCTCTTTGGTGCAGCTGATGAGCGGCGCCACGCCTGAGGAGCGCAAGGCAACGGCGGCAGGCCTCTTCAATTCGACTTACGCCCTTACCGTCTCCGACACGCCCGCCGTCACCTCCTCGATCGCCGGCGACGACGAGCTGGCCGAACTCGAGGACATCCTCGTTGGCCGGCTGACGAAGTTCGGCGTCACCGACGCGCGCGTCCGGCGCGATCCCGCGACACGCGAGGCCGACGACGCCAGCACGGTATCCGGCCCCGATATCGGCCAGGTCGAGCGCGACCTTCTGGTACTTGCCGCCGACTTCGCCCAGAGCGACAAGCTGACGGCCTCCTTGCGCTTCGCCGACGGCCAGTGGCTGAACTTCACCGAGCCGATCACGCCCGTCGGCCCGATCCTGAGTTTCGACAGCCTGCCGCTCTATTCGCTGATCGCCGGCCTGGTGGTGATCATGTCGATCTGGTCGCTGCGCCGGCTGACCGCACCATACCGGATGATGGAAACCGCCGTGAACCGGATCGGCAAGGATTTGAAGAGCCCGCCGATCGCCGAATCGGGCAGCCGCGAGGTCCGGGCCGCCGCCAGGGCGATCAACGCCATGCAGACGAGACTGCGCGAATATGTCGAGGACCGCGAACATCTGGCCGCGGCACTCGCGCACGATTTGCGCACGCCGATGACGCGCATGCGGCTGCGGCTCGAACTGTTGCGCAAATCGGCGGTCCGCGAGGCGCTGGCGCATGATCTGGCCGATGTCGAGAGCATCGCCAGTTCAGTGATCGACTTCGCCACTTTCGAGGTGAACGAGGAAAAGACCGAGCGCATCGACTTCTGGTCGCTCGTGGAATCGATCGCCGACCCCTATCCGGAGGTCTCCTTCGACAATGACGACACCCGTTCGCGCGGCCTGATCTGCATGGCGCGGCCCGTGGCGCTCAAACGCTGCGTCACCAATCTGGTGCAGAACGCCGTCACTTACGGCAAGAAGGCGCATCTCAGCCTTTATCGCTCGGACGGCACGATCACGCTCGCCATCCGCGACGAAGGGCCAGGTATACCGCAGGCCCAGATCGATGCCGTGTTCGGCTCCTTCGTGCGCCTGGAACAGTCGCGCAACCGCCAGACCGGCGGCCTTGGCCTCGGCCTCACCATCGCCCGCAACATCGCGCGCGCCGCCGGCGGCGAAATCCACCTGTCCAACCATCCGGATGGTGGGCTGCTGACGGAGCTGCGGCTGCCGCTGGCAGCCTGA
- a CDS encoding response regulator: MKSDAHILIVDDDKGIRDLLQEFFQKRGLHTSVAADGTEMEAVLRRSQVDLIVLDVMLPGKSGLELCRDLRAQYSTPIIMLTAVTETTDRVVGLEMGADDYVPKPFDPRELLARIRAVLRRNGAAEPKRAATKQIYRFAGWTMDCSRRRLTAPDDVRVELTMAEFNLLQTFVKSAQRVLTRDQLIELSGGDSDYSFDRSIDILVSRLRRKMEDDPKTPKLILTVRSGGYQFLPETTSE; the protein is encoded by the coding sequence GTGAAATCCGACGCACACATACTGATCGTCGACGACGACAAGGGCATCCGCGACCTCCTCCAGGAGTTCTTCCAGAAGCGGGGCCTGCACACGTCGGTTGCCGCCGACGGTACCGAGATGGAGGCCGTCCTGCGCCGCTCGCAGGTGGACCTCATCGTGCTCGACGTGATGCTGCCCGGCAAGAGCGGGCTGGAACTGTGCCGTGACTTGCGCGCCCAGTATTCGACGCCGATCATCATGCTGACCGCCGTCACCGAAACCACCGACCGCGTCGTCGGCCTGGAGATGGGCGCCGACGACTATGTGCCCAAACCCTTCGACCCGCGCGAACTCCTGGCGCGCATCCGCGCCGTGCTGCGGCGCAACGGCGCCGCCGAGCCGAAGCGCGCCGCCACCAAGCAGATCTACCGTTTCGCCGGCTGGACGATGGACTGTTCGCGGCGCCGGCTGACGGCGCCCGACGATGTCAGGGTCGAGCTGACCATGGCCGAGTTCAACCTGCTGCAGACCTTCGTCAAGAGCGCCCAGCGCGTACTCACCCGCGACCAGCTCATCGAACTCTCCGGCGGCGACAGCGACTATTCCTTCGACCGCAGCATCGACATCCTCGTCAGCCGGCTGCGGCGCAAGATGGAAGATGATCCGAAAACACCGAAACTGATCCTGACGGTGCGCAGCGGCGGCTACCAGTTCCTGCCCGAGACGACCTCCGAATGA
- the clpS gene encoding ATP-dependent Clp protease adapter ClpS, which yields MPEITTKPRTKVKPQTERPKLYKVILINDDFTPREFVVTVLKGEFKLSEDQAHRIMITAHRRGVCVVAVFTKDVAETKATRATDAGKAKGYPLLFTTEPEE from the coding sequence ATGCCTGAAATCACCACAAAACCGCGAACCAAGGTCAAGCCGCAGACCGAGCGGCCGAAGCTCTACAAGGTCATTCTCATCAATGACGACTTCACACCGCGCGAATTCGTGGTGACGGTGCTGAAGGGCGAGTTCAAGCTCAGCGAGGACCAGGCGCACCGCATCATGATTACCGCGCACCGGCGCGGCGTCTGCGTCGTCGCGGTCTTCACCAAGGACGTCGCCGAGACCAAGGCGACGCGCGCCACCGATGCCGGCAAGGCCAAGGGCTACCCGCTGCTGTTCACGACCGAGCCGGAAGAGTGA